One window of the Desmospora profundinema genome contains the following:
- a CDS encoding ABC transporter permease subunit yields the protein MILVLSVISPDFLNTSNVFNVLRQISINALLAFGITFVILTGGIDLSVGSILALSGALTAGMLAGGMDPWLAILVSLTAGAWMGAANGVLISKGRVAPFIATLATMTIFRGLTLVYTEGRPISYDNQAFSMLGKGYFLEIPVPVIWMGFAFAALYFLLKHTSFGRHVYAVGGNEEAARLSGVRTDRVKIGVYTISGLLASFSGIILTARLNSAQPTAGASYELDAIAAVVLGGTSLAGGKGWLIGTLIGSMIIGVLDNGLNLLNVPSFYQQVVKGSVILVAVLLDRFQKN from the coding sequence ATGATACTCGTCCTGTCCGTCATCAGCCCGGACTTTTTAAACACCTCGAACGTCTTCAATGTCCTGCGACAAATCTCCATCAACGCTCTACTTGCCTTTGGCATAACCTTCGTCATCTTAACCGGAGGGATCGACCTTTCCGTGGGTTCCATTTTGGCCCTATCCGGGGCACTTACTGCGGGCATGCTGGCTGGAGGAATGGATCCCTGGCTGGCGATTCTAGTGAGTCTGACAGCAGGGGCATGGATGGGAGCGGCCAACGGAGTTCTCATCAGCAAGGGTAGGGTCGCTCCCTTTATCGCCACTTTAGCGACCATGACCATTTTCCGTGGACTGACTCTGGTATATACCGAGGGACGTCCCATTTCCTACGACAACCAAGCGTTTAGTATGCTCGGGAAGGGATACTTTCTGGAGATTCCAGTCCCTGTGATTTGGATGGGGTTCGCCTTCGCCGCGCTGTACTTCCTATTAAAACACACTTCTTTCGGACGTCATGTCTATGCTGTGGGCGGCAATGAGGAGGCGGCGAGGCTGTCCGGAGTCCGGACCGACCGGGTCAAAATCGGCGTGTACACGATCAGCGGGCTACTGGCCAGCTTCAGCGGAATTATCCTAACGGCCCGCCTCAACTCCGCCCAGCCCACCGCCGGCGCAAGCTATGAACTGGACGCCATCGCCGCCGTGGTACTAGGAGGAACCAGTCTGGCTGGGGGCAAGGGATGGCTCATCGGAACCCTGATCGGTTCGATGATTATCGGAGTACTGGACAACGGACTCAATCTTCTTAATGTTCCTTCCTTTTATCAACAGGTGGTGAAAGGCAGCGTGATCTTGGTGGCAGTCTTGTTGGACCGTTTTCAAAAAAACTGA
- a CDS encoding sugar ABC transporter ATP-binding protein: MEPYLEMKGVQKSFAGVKVLKGVDFSLLSGEVHALVGQNGAGKSTLMKVLGGIYPKDGGRIRVRGKERAIVSPRVAASLGIGIIHQELNLVPQLTVAENLFLGREHIIDGWPVIRWRRMREEASSLLERIGVNINPARRVEELSVGQQQLVEIAKVLSMKAEILVLDEPTAALTHRETKTLFETIRSLKSQGTGIVYISHRMEEIFRISDRITVLRDGEIVSTRKTVETDMDELVRMMVGRKIKECFPQKRPRLFGEERIRVENLSRRGMVEGIHFSIRAGEILGLFGLMGAGRTETADLLFGVRRKDSGRIWIDHEPVRIRQPRDAIQAGLTYVTENRKGNGLLLSMTVKENLSLPHLTSLSFTGVIHRHREEALARNLVRRLSIRTNGTKQQVGFLSGGNQQKVVIGKWLARRPKVCILDEPTRGVDISAKKEIYQLMNRLTGEGMAILLISSDLPELLSMSDRVLVLHEGRPADFFSKEEATRENVMTAATGGGRKVANSH; encoded by the coding sequence ATGGAGCCTTATCTGGAGATGAAGGGGGTGCAAAAGAGTTTTGCGGGGGTGAAGGTGCTGAAAGGGGTCGACTTTTCCCTTCTCTCCGGTGAAGTACACGCGCTGGTAGGGCAAAACGGGGCCGGGAAATCCACTCTGATGAAGGTGCTCGGCGGCATCTACCCCAAAGACGGCGGACGGATCCGCGTAAGGGGAAAAGAAAGAGCGATCGTTTCCCCACGGGTGGCTGCGTCCCTGGGGATCGGGATCATCCACCAGGAACTGAATCTCGTTCCCCAGTTGACTGTAGCGGAAAACCTGTTCCTCGGCCGGGAACATATCATCGACGGGTGGCCGGTCATTCGTTGGAGGAGGATGAGAGAGGAGGCTTCCTCATTACTAGAGCGGATCGGAGTGAACATAAACCCAGCCCGTAGAGTAGAGGAACTCTCCGTAGGCCAGCAACAGCTCGTGGAGATCGCAAAGGTCCTTTCCATGAAGGCGGAAATCCTTGTACTGGACGAGCCCACCGCTGCTTTAACCCACCGAGAAACCAAGACATTGTTCGAGACCATCCGTTCCCTGAAAAGCCAAGGGACAGGCATCGTCTATATCTCCCACCGTATGGAAGAGATTTTCCGGATTTCAGACCGGATCACCGTCCTTCGAGATGGAGAGATCGTCAGCACCCGGAAGACCGTTGAAACGGATATGGACGAACTGGTTCGGATGATGGTCGGACGAAAAATAAAGGAATGCTTTCCACAGAAGAGGCCGCGCCTATTTGGAGAGGAGCGAATCCGGGTGGAAAACTTATCCCGCCGAGGCATGGTGGAAGGAATCCATTTTTCCATCCGTGCGGGTGAGATTCTCGGGTTGTTCGGCTTGATGGGAGCCGGTCGGACAGAAACGGCTGACCTTCTGTTCGGAGTGAGACGGAAAGATTCCGGTCGGATTTGGATTGATCACGAACCGGTTCGAATCCGGCAGCCCAGGGATGCCATTCAAGCCGGTCTCACCTATGTCACAGAGAATCGGAAAGGAAACGGGCTCCTGTTATCCATGACGGTAAAGGAAAACCTCTCTCTTCCCCACCTCACTTCCCTTTCCTTCACCGGTGTCATCCACCGGCATCGGGAGGAAGCCCTGGCACGAAACCTCGTGCGGCGGCTTTCGATCCGGACCAATGGAACCAAACAACAGGTGGGCTTCCTAAGCGGTGGGAATCAGCAGAAGGTGGTGATCGGAAAGTGGCTCGCCCGCCGCCCCAAGGTATGTATTCTGGATGAGCCGACGCGGGGCGTCGACATCAGTGCCAAGAAAGAGATCTATCAGTTGATGAACCGACTTACCGGAGAAGGGATGGCGATCCTGCTCATCTCCTCGGATCTGCCGGAATTGCTTAGTATGAGCGACCGGGTTCTCGTTCTTCACGAAGGACGTCCCGCCGATTTTTTTTCCAAGGAGGAGGCCACTCGGGAAAATGTGATGACAGCAGCGACAGGAGGAGGGAGAAAAGTTGCAAACTCCCATTAA
- the rbsK gene encoding ribokinase has translation MNRRRAHICVVGSLNMDVVVEAPRQPRMGETLLGKNVHFIPGGKGANQAVAAARLGAKTSMIGLVGNDPFGDSLLTSLRENGVEAASVKAVTGATGVASILLAERDNCIIVVPGANAHLTPEYLEANRDRIEEADVVLLQLEIPLETVAAAAHLAKKLGKRVILNPAPAQDLPEELLRDVDVITPNFSELERLSSISAVEEGLEVAMSHLAALGAVRVVTTLGQEGAALRVPGKGVVRIPAQKVKVVDTTGAGDAFNAGLACSLAEEKDWIEAVDFAVKTASLAVTRLGAQAGMPSREEVESYFLSQESSSRHHP, from the coding sequence ATGAACAGGAGACGGGCTCATATTTGCGTTGTCGGAAGCCTCAACATGGATGTGGTGGTAGAAGCCCCCCGGCAGCCCCGGATGGGAGAGACACTGCTCGGAAAAAACGTCCATTTTATTCCCGGAGGAAAGGGGGCCAATCAGGCTGTCGCCGCTGCCCGGCTCGGCGCGAAGACGTCGATGATCGGGCTGGTGGGAAATGACCCTTTTGGAGATTCACTATTGACGTCCTTGAGGGAGAACGGAGTGGAAGCCGCTTCCGTCAAAGCCGTCACGGGGGCGACGGGCGTCGCTTCCATCCTGCTTGCAGAAAGGGACAACTGCATCATTGTCGTTCCCGGAGCCAATGCACACCTCACACCGGAATATCTGGAAGCCAATCGGGATCGGATCGAAGAGGCGGATGTCGTTCTCCTTCAACTGGAGATTCCTCTGGAAACAGTGGCTGCAGCGGCCCACCTAGCCAAGAAGCTGGGCAAGCGAGTCATCCTGAATCCCGCCCCCGCCCAGGATCTTCCCGAAGAACTGCTGAGGGATGTCGACGTAATCACTCCCAACTTCTCTGAACTGGAACGGCTCTCTAGCATATCCGCAGTAGAGGAAGGTCTGGAAGTGGCGATGTCCCACCTAGCCGCGCTAGGTGCCGTCCGGGTGGTGACCACCCTGGGTCAGGAGGGGGCTGCTCTCCGGGTTCCCGGTAAAGGGGTCGTACGGATCCCGGCCCAAAAGGTGAAAGTGGTGGATACCACCGGTGCGGGAGACGCATTCAATGCGGGATTGGCCTGTAGCCTAGCAGAGGAGAAGGATTGGATCGAAGCGGTGGACTTCGCCGTTAAAACGGCCTCCTTGGCTGTAACCCGCCTGGGAGCCCAAGCCGGAATGCCGTCTCGAGAGGAAGTGGAAAGCTACTTTCTGTCACAAGAGTCCTCGTCACGACATCATCCTTAA
- a CDS encoding LacI family DNA-binding transcriptional regulator has translation MTTIRDVAKMAGVSVATVSRVINQINDVNKETENRVLRALRDLNYEPSTLSEGLGAEITATIAVILPDIVNPFFAELARAVEDTARAHRLTVIFCNSDDQGAKEKTYIEVLEMKTIDGILFASNILEGGAIDMMREKGIPFVLIDRAPKKGRCSVVRSKNAAGARMAVHHLIKGGCRKVAHIAGPQEFITARERQQGYLDVVGEADWFHPGLIVPGHFTIQGGKGAARALREHFPDVDGIFAGNDLMAVGALKALVRMGVNVPKEMALCGFDGVSVTEMTEPELTTIAQPIYEMGEAAVLELIKQMQGERGEDSVRELDVRLIERGSTRWRKE, from the coding sequence ATGACCACCATTCGAGATGTTGCAAAGATGGCGGGGGTGTCGGTGGCAACCGTTTCCCGTGTCATCAATCAGATCAATGACGTTAACAAGGAGACAGAGAATCGGGTACTTCGAGCACTCCGGGATTTGAACTATGAACCCAGCACCCTATCCGAGGGGCTGGGAGCGGAGATAACGGCGACGATCGCGGTCATCTTGCCGGATATCGTCAACCCCTTCTTCGCCGAACTGGCACGGGCGGTGGAGGATACGGCGAGGGCCCATCGGCTTACTGTCATCTTCTGCAATTCCGACGATCAAGGCGCAAAAGAGAAAACCTACATCGAAGTTCTGGAAATGAAAACTATTGATGGGATCCTCTTCGCCTCCAATATATTGGAAGGCGGGGCAATCGACATGATGCGAGAGAAAGGGATTCCCTTCGTGTTGATAGACCGGGCCCCGAAAAAAGGAAGATGTAGCGTCGTCCGCTCCAAAAATGCTGCGGGGGCCAGGATGGCCGTTCACCATCTGATCAAAGGCGGCTGCCGGAAGGTGGCCCATATCGCCGGGCCGCAGGAGTTTATCACCGCCCGGGAACGACAGCAAGGATATCTCGATGTGGTCGGAGAAGCTGATTGGTTTCATCCCGGCCTGATCGTTCCAGGCCATTTCACCATCCAGGGCGGAAAAGGCGCGGCCAGGGCCTTGCGGGAGCACTTTCCAGATGTGGACGGCATTTTCGCCGGCAACGACCTCATGGCCGTCGGTGCTCTTAAAGCCCTGGTTCGTATGGGAGTAAACGTGCCGAAAGAGATGGCTTTGTGTGGTTTTGACGGCGTATCGGTAACGGAGATGACGGAACCGGAACTGACCACAATCGCACAGCCGATCTATGAGATGGGAGAGGCAGCGGTGCTGGAGTTGATTAAACAGATGCAAGGAGAACGAGGAGAAGATTCCGTCAGGGAACTGGATGTCCGATTGATCGAGAGGGGGTCAACAAGGTGGAGAAAAGAATGA